A window from Thiosulfatimonas sediminis encodes these proteins:
- a CDS encoding rhodanese-like domain-containing protein has product MSKGLMDYVQAAMAEINKVDVEGAKGLVAEGYKVLDVREPGEYLMDAIPGALNVPRGVLEPAADLNYPGANPALRDGREDNWLVVCKSGGRAALATQTLQEMGFANVVNMVGGMDAWIQAGGATEVPSDENSTVVLKEPCL; this is encoded by the coding sequence ATGAGTAAGGGATTAATGGATTATGTTCAAGCGGCGATGGCCGAGATTAACAAAGTCGATGTTGAGGGCGCAAAAGGCTTGGTTGCCGAGGGTTATAAAGTACTGGATGTGCGTGAACCAGGAGAATATTTAATGGATGCGATTCCGGGTGCCTTAAACGTGCCGCGTGGTGTATTAGAGCCAGCCGCAGACTTAAACTATCCAGGTGCAAATCCAGCATTACGTGATGGGCGTGAAGACAACTGGTTAGTCGTTTGTAAATCTGGAGGCCGAGCGGCCTTAGCCACTCAAACCCTTCAAGAGATGGGGTTTGCGAATGTGGTCAATATGGTTGGTGGCATGGATGCATGGATTCAAGCTGGTGGTGCCACAGAGGTGCCATCGGATGAAAACTCGACCGTCGTGCTAAAAGAGCCTTGTCTATAA